AAAACCCTCTTCTTCTGAGACCTAATGAATTGACACCGGCATAAGCCAATGGTTCTCTTGCCGCCTTCGTGAAAGGAGGGACATCTTTTCGTACTAATGAGCCACCAGAGATCATGGAGTGCATTCCTATTTTTACAAACTGGTGTATGGCAGAAGAACCGCCAATAATCGCCCAGTCATCAATGGAGACGTGTCCTGCTATCTGAACGGTGTTTGCAATGATTACATGACTACCGATCACACAATCGTGGGCTACGTGCACATAAGCCATCAATAAGCAGTGACTGCCGATGACAGTGGTTTGTTTATCAACAGTACCTCTACTAATGGTTACACACTCACGAATCGTGGTGTTATCACCAATGATTACTGTGGAGTCTTCACCTTGAAATTTTAAATCCTGAGGGATTCCAGCGATGACTGATCCCGGAAAAATCTTACAGTTTTTTCCGATTTTTGCTCCAGGAAAAATTGTCACATTTGGACCAATCCAAGTATTGTCTCCTATTACAACATTTTCATGGATCATCGTGAAAGGGTCCACTTGTACATTTTTGCCCAATTTTGCTTTTGGGTCTACATGTGCCATTGGGCTGATCATGATTCTTTTCGGGTTATGCTGGCTGTCATAACTGCTTCACAGACTAATGTGTTTCCTACATAAGCCTCTCCTCGCATTTTAGCAATGCCTCGTCTGATTGGAGCCAAAAGTTCGCATTTAAAAATAAGAGTATCTCCCGGAAGAACCATTTTTCTGAATTTACAGCTTTCTATTCCTAAGAAATATGTCCAGTAATTTTCAGGATCATCTACTGTGCTTAACACAAGGATTCCCCCTGTTTGAGCCATGGCTTCTACCTGAATTACCCCTGGCATTACTGGATTGCCGGGAAAGTGTCCCATGAAAAATGGCTCGTTGATTGTTACGTTTTTTACCCCTGCTACCACTGTCTCATCAAGATAGATGATTTTATCCAATAACTGAAAAGGATACCTATGAGGTAGGATATTACTGATCTGGTTGATGTCCATTACTGGAGGCAACTTAGGATCGTAGTGAGGTATATGGTTAGAGCCTGATTTTTCCATAGCTCTTTTTAATTTTTTCGCAAATGCTACATTGGCAGCGTGACCAGGTCTAGCAGCGAGGATTTGAGCTTTTAAAGGCCGCCCTACGAGCGCTAAATCTCCTACTACATCAAGTAATTTATGTCTAGCAGGTTCATTTCTATATCTTAAGTCAACATTGTTTAAGATACCTTCCTTCTTCACCTCTACCTTCTGCTTGTTAAACATTTTTGCAAGGTGTACTAACTCTTTCTCCTCTACCACGCGATCTACCACCACAATGGCATTATTTAAGTCCCCTCCCTTTATTAGGTTGGAATTGTAAAGCATTTCCAACTCATGTAAAAAGCAGAAAGTTCGGCAAGATGCAATCTCTTGCTTAAATTGACTGATATCTGTGATTGAAGCATGCTGACTTCCCAATACCGGCGAATTATAATCCACCATGACAGTTACTCTATAATTGTCAGTGGGTAAGGCCACCATCTCCACTTCGCGGGACGGATCTTTATATTGAATACTTTCTTCAACTTCAAAAAACCTTCTAAGTGCATTTTGCTCTTCAACACCAGCATCTTCCAATACTTCTATGAATTGGATAGAGGATCCATCCATAATTGGAGGCTCTGGTCCATCAAGCTGAATAAGAACGTTGTCAATTTCCAGTCCCACTAATGCTGCTAATACATGCTCAACAGTATATACTCTAGCGCCATTTTGCTCTAGGGTGGTTCCTCTGGAAACATCAACAACAAGGTCGCAATCTGCATCTACTGTAGGGCGACCTTCTAAATCAATTCTTTGAAATTTGATTCCGTGGTTGGGTGGTGCGGGTAAGAATGTCATATTGGAGATTACTCCAGTGTGTAGTCCTACGCCTGCTAGCTCCACCTGTTTCTTGATGGTATGTTGTTTTACCTTCATCTGATATTTTAGACTTTCAGGATGATTAAGGGTGCAAATTTACGGCTTTTTTTCTAGTTCTCTTAAACGGTTTTCCAAGACATCAAGATTTTTAAAAATTGAGTATGATTTTAAGAATCCTTTCATGTCCATTCCTATATAACCAAAAACTGTGTCACCCGCTTTTTTAATAGATTTGATCACGCCGGTTTTTGCACCTATGGTTGTATTATCGGCGATTTTTAAATGCCCAATAATACCGACTTGACCTGCAATAACACAATTTTTTCCGATTTCTGTGGAACCGGAAATGCCTGATTGAGAAGCAATAACTGTATTTTCACCAATGATGACATTATGGGCAATTTGCACCAAATTGTCAATTTTAGCTCCTTTCTTTATTATCGTCGATCCCATGGTGGCACAATCAATCGTTGTATTGGTACCTATGTTTACATTGTCTTCAATAATAACGTTCCCTATTTGAGGGATTGCTTTATAAGTTTGGTCTTCTTGCGGTGCAAACCCAAAGCCATCTGCACCAATTGCAGCGCCAGGATGAATCTCGCAATTATTTCCAATAATGGTGTCGGAGCAAATTTTTGCTCCAGGGTGAATGATAGTATTGTTTCCTATTTTAACTCGGTCCCCAATAAAAACCTGGGAGTGAATTTTTACTCCGTCTCCAATCTTACAGTCTTTTCCAATGTGAGAGAAAACACCTCGAAAACCATTTTCGCCCATTGAACTGCTGGTGTCCATAAAAGAGGGTTCTTGGACTCCCATAATGCTTGCCTTGGTAAACTGACTGTAGGCTTCCAATAGCTGAGTGAAGCCAGTATATGCGTCTTTTACCCTGATCAGGGTAGTTTTGAAAGCTTTACTGGGTTTAAAGCCTTCAGAGACGATAACCGCAGTTGCTTCGGTTTCATATAAATACGATTGGTATTTCTCATTCGATAAGAAGCTGATTCCACCGTCTTTCCCTTCTTGAATCTTATCTAGTCTAAAAACTTTTTGTGTTTCATCTCCTTCTACTTTCCCCTGAAGGATTGCGGCGACTTGACCCAAAGTAAATTCCATATGCTGGCTTGATGAATTAGAAGTTTGAATTTAAGCTTTTGGCTTTACATATATAATGTTTCTCTACAATTTTGCTCATAACCTTGATATTTGGTAAATCAGCAGCTTGAGCAACATCAATAACCTTTCCTTTTTTTGTGAGGATGTTGATTCTTTCTTTAGCCAAATAACCATAATTGCTTACGGTGCCATGAGAAAAGAAATAGGTGATATCCTCTTCGGGAATGTTTAATTTATGAATGGTTTTGGTTTCCATTTCCTTTATTTCTTCTTGACTTGCTTGGTCATTTGTCAATGTGATTTTGAATAAATCCCGCGTCAAAAACATATTGGAAATATTCCGAAGCACATAATCCGGTTGGCGCTTCCAAAGTTTGACAGCTCCCCAAATATCAAGATCATCCATTTCAAGGAATTTTTTCAAAATTTCCGGATTTTGGCGAAAGTCTTCAAGTGTATGATCGTTTTGAAGGAAATAGTCAAATTCATCTGTGATCGTAAATGACTGTCCAGCTTGTCGGAGCATCTTTGCTCTCTGGATGAGATTAATTAGCATTTTTTCTGCACTGACAGTGGTCTTGTGCAAATAAACTTGCCAATACATCAGCCTTCTGGCGCTTAGAAAATTTTCAATGGAATAAATCCCTTTCTCTTCAATAACCACTTGGTCATTCTTTACATCCATCATCTTGATGATTCGGTCGGCGCCAATTGTTCCTTCAGATACTCCAGTGAAGAAGCAATCTCGCTGAAGGTAGTCTAGTCTGTCAATGTCAAGTTGGCTGGAAACAAGTTGATGAAAGAACTTTCTTTCGTAAGTATTCTTAAATATTCTTAAAACTAAATCTAATTTACCATCTAATTCTTTGTTGAAAAGCTCAATAATAAGCAGGGATAATTGCTCATGAGGGATGCTTTTTAAAAGACTGTATTCCAAAGCATGCGAAAAAGGCCCATGTCCTATATCATGTAAAAGAATGGCTATCAGTGCAGATTCATACTCTTGGTTGCTTATTTCTGTTCCTTTATTGCGTAGATTATCCAGCGTTATGCTCATCAGATGCATCGCTCCAATGGCATGGTGAAAGCGAGTGTGTAAAGCACCCGGGTAGACGAAGTCTGTCAAACCCAGCTGTTTTATTCTGCGTAACCTCTGGAAATAAGGATGATCAATGATGGTAAAAATCAACTCGCTTGGGATTGTGATAAATCCGTAAACGGGGTCGTTTAATATCTTTTGGCTTTTCAATGAGGCCGAATTTGATTGACTCAAAAGTAATTATAATTTTAAAAGAAACGGAAACGAAAATGTCTCAAAAGTTCAATATACTATGGGCAGACGATGAAATCGATCTACTCAAACCACATATTCTATTTCTAGAACAGAAAGGTTATGAAATAACTACTGCAAATTCTGGTGTAGATGCTATTGAGGAAGTGGAAGCCCATAATTTTGATGTTATTTTTTTAGATGAAATGATGCCTGGGATGACAGGGCTGGAAACTTTACAACAAATAAAACTGATCAAGCCCCAGATTCCCGTGGTCATGATCACAAAGTCTGAAGAGGAGCATATAATGAATGATGCCATCGGAGGGAAGATTGCAGATTATTTAATCAAACCTCTCAACCCAAATCAGATTTTGCTTTCTGTAAAGAAGTTGTTGCAAAATAAGCAACTGATAGACGAGAAAACAACCCTTAACTATCAGCAAGAGTTTATGAAGATAAGCATGGCCTTTGGGGATGCTCAAGATCATCAAGACTGGACTGATATCTATAAGAAGTTGATTTATTGGGAGATGCAGATTGATGCCACGGAGAATAAAAGCATGATAGAAGTGCTAGAAACTCAAAAAATTGAAGCCAATTCTTCTTTTGCCAGATTTGTAAAAGACAATTATATAGACTGGATGGAGGAAAAAAATAAGGAAAAGCCACTTCTTTCCCATCAAGTATTAAAACAGAAAGTGTTTCCGAAAGTACAGTCAGGAAAACCTTTGTTTTTAATTGTCATCGATAATTTGCGTTTGGATCAATGGGAAGATATTGAGCCGATTTTAGCTCCTTATTTTAATGTTGAAAACAAGGATACCTACTATAGTATTTTGCCTACCACTACCGCATTTGCCAGAAATGCACTTTTTAGTGGGATGATGCCTATGGATATGGCACGGTTTTACCCAAAATTATGGGAGGATGAGGATTCTGATGAAGGGAAAAATAATTTTGAGGAAGATTGGCTAAAGATCAATCTGGATAAGAATAGGATGAATATAAAAGCATCTTATCAAAAAATCCTACAAACGCAGCAAGGGAAAAATGCGGTGGATCAATTTCATCAGCTCATGCAAAATGACTTAAACGTATTGGTGTATAATTTTGTGGATATGATGTCTCATGCGCGAACAGACATGAAAATGATCCGCGAATTGGCGCCGGATGAATCTGCTTACAGGTCTTTAACCAAAAGCTGGTTTGAACACTCTTCTTTATTTGAGTTGTTTAAGAAAATTCATCATGCTGGAGCAGAAGTGATCGTGACTACTGATCATGGGACGAAGCGAGTAAACAAACCTTATCGAATCATAGGTGATAAAAATGTAACCACAAATTTGAGGTACAAACAAGGGAAAAACCTCAATTTTGAAGCAGGAAAAGTCTTTGAAATCAAGAGGCCTGAAGATGCGAAACTTCCAAGACTCAACGTTTCTTCCAGCTATGTTTTTGCTGTAGAGGACTATTTCTTCGCTTATCCGAATAATTACAACTATTATGTCAACTTCTATAAGGATACTTTTCAACATGGAGGTGTATCTTTGGAAGAAATGATCATACCGATTGTTCAGTTGTCACCAAAATCGTAATACGTTTGATTGAGTTGAAATTCGACAAAGCACTCATTTTAGAAGCAGCCAAGAAAATAGTGGAGGAATGTGGGGATGAGAAATTTTGGATATTTCAAGGAGAAATGGGTGCTGGCAAAACCACTTTGATAAAAGCTTTGGGATCCATCTTTAATATCACTGATTCTATTAGTAGCCCCACCTTCGGAATTGTCAATGAATACAGCAATGAAAAGGGGGATGATTTTTACCATTTTGACTTTTATAGGTTAGATGATCCCACGGAAGCATTGGATATTGGAATAGAAGAGTATTTTTATAGCGGAAATTATTGTTGGCTAGAATGGGCAGAAAAAGTTGCTGAATTCCTTCCAGATCAGTATTTTCTCATCAAACTAGAAATTTTGTCAAGGACAGAAAGAAAACTCACCCTTCAACACATCCGAAATGCCAGCTGAATTAAGTGAACTATCGGCAGTAGGTCTGATACCTAAAGAATCCCCTTCAAAAGTCAGGAAAGGGTCAAGAAATCTCACTATTGGGATTCCAAAAGAAATCTCTAGCCAGGAAAAAAGAGTGGTTCTTACGCCCGAGGCAGTTGGGATTTTATCCAATAATGGTCTTCGGGTGGTTTTGGAGGCTGGTGCCGGTACACAAGCAAATTTTTCAGATCAGGACTATTCTGATGCTGGAGCTAAGATCGTTTATTCCAAGAAAGAGGCTTTGGCCTGTGAGATTGTGTTGAAAATTGATGCCCCTTCCCTGGAGGAGCTAGAACACATGAGTCAAAGTGCCTGTTTAATTTCTGCTCTTCAAATAGGTAGGCAAAGTAAGCAGTTTATCGAAATATTAAATTCCAAAAAGATTACCGCTGTAGCGTTTGAATACTTAGAAGATAAGGTAGGAGGAATGCCGGTAGTAAGAGCGATGTCCGAAATTGCAGGAAGTACGGTGATGCAAATTGCAGCAGAATACCTTTCTAGTGCAAATGAGGGCAAAGGGATGATTATGGGAGGAGTGACAGGAGTTCCACCAACTCAAGTGGTAATTATAGGAGCTGGTACTGTAGCAGAATATGCTGCTAGAACCGCCTTAGGCTTAGGCGCCAATATTAAAGTATTTGATAATCATATTTATAAACTGAGAAGGATCAAGCTTTTATTGGGCCAGCAGATCTATACTTCTACGATTGATAATTTCAGTTTGAGTCAGGCTATGGCTGAAGCGGATGTAGTTATTGGTGCGCTTCGTGCTGAGAAAGGCAAAAATAAAATTGTGGTAAGTGAGGAGATGGTTGCCAATATGATGCACGGCAGTGTGATCATTGATGTAGGGATAGATGAGGGAGGTTGCATTGAAACCGCGAAAATGACTTCTCATGATGAACCGGTTTATAAGATTCATGACATTGTACATTACTGCGTTCCCAATATTGCCTCCAGAGTTGCGAGAACAGCTTCTTATTCCCTTAGCAATATCTTTACTCCAATCATCCTTCAAATGTCTGATTTAGGTGGGCCAGAAGAGATGATATTTAATTACAAATGGTTTTTACGAGGAGTTTATACCTACAGAGGAAGTCTGACCAATGCGTATTTGGGTAGGAAATTTGGGTTATCACACAAGGAACTCCAGCTATTACTAGCAGCCCGATATTAAAATTTAGGAAAGTAAATTCTGACGAAGAAGGAATTCTAACTGTTCATTAGCTTTCAGTAAAGCATCTGTAAGCTTTTCGTTTTCTCTTCTTAAAGTATATATCTCAAAAGCGTTTTTTATTACCGTTCTTAAGTAATCTTCTTCCCAAGGTTTAGTTAAGTAATGATATACCTGACCCTTATTGATCGCATCAATAACTGCTTGTATATCAGTATAACCTGTTAATAAAAGTCGTATAGGTTGAGGGTAAATTGGGATAATACTTTCAAGAAATTCTACACCAGTTTCTTCTGGCATCCTCTGATCTGTAATAATCAGATCAACACTTTCTTTCTCCAGAATTTCTCGCCCTTCAACGGCCGAAACGGCCAAAAATATTTTATAATCCCGACGGAAAGTTGCCTTAAATGCATGAAGGTTGTTTTCTTCATCATCTACATACAAAATCTTTATTTTTTCTTCCCTTTCGGTTTCCATAAACTTCTTGATCCTATGATAGGTGTTATTTATATAGCCAAATAATCTTATTTCCTGTTAAAAAACAAAGAATAATAGACTGTATTTTATCTATTTTTGACTTAAATTAAATATTCCTCACGTTTATGTCTTAAATAGTTAAGCTATCTATTTGACATAAAACGGAATAAATTATCTTTACTGAGATATTCACCCAGTTTACACAAATGTCAATTAAAATTTCTACTGATCAAAATGACCAGTACCTCCCTATATTGCTCAACCCTCAATTAAAGGATGACTGGTTAAGAATAAGTCGTCTTTTTGAAGACAATATTACAATAGTTAGTGATCAAATAGAAAGCCAAGTTTCAGATCTTATTAAATCTCAAAATCCAGATAGGACGATTCCTTCTGGGGAGTTAGATATTCTCGTAAAAGAGTTTTTCTCCGATAAAGAAAAAGTTAAATATGGGAACTGGGTGTACTATCCCTGGAAAAATATTCTGGTTCACCTACTCGCAGAAGATGAGTTTGTTAAAATAAGAACTCTTCGAAATAATTTTAAAATAACTCCGTCTGAACAAGAGATTCTTGGAAAGAAGAAAGTGGGAGTTGTGGGTCTATCTGTAGGGCAAAGTGTGGCGTTAGCCATGACTTTGGAGAGGGGGTATGGAGAAATAAGGCTTGCTGATTTTGATACGCTTGAGTTGAGTAATTTGAATCGACTGAAAGCTGGAGTGGTAAGTTTAGGCTTGGAGAAGGTGATTTTGGCAGCGAGAGAAATTGCTGAAATAGACCCTTATCTAAAAGTGAAAGTCTTCCGCGAGGGAATTACCGAGGAGAACGTTGAAGATTTTATTTTGGATGGAGGGAAATTAGATTTGCTTATAGATGAGTGTGACAGCTTAGATATCAAAGTATTACTAAGAAATAGGGCCAAGAAGCATCGCCTGGCAGTCATGATGGAAACATCAGACAAAGGCATGTTGGATATAGAAAGATTTGATTTGGACCCAGAGAGGGAGTTGTTTCATGG
Above is a window of Algoriphagus machipongonensis DNA encoding:
- the lpxA gene encoding acyl-ACP--UDP-N-acetylglucosamine O-acyltransferase; translated protein: MISPMAHVDPKAKLGKNVQVDPFTMIHENVVIGDNTWIGPNVTIFPGAKIGKNCKIFPGSVIAGIPQDLKFQGEDSTVIIGDNTTIRECVTISRGTVDKQTTVIGSHCLLMAYVHVAHDCVIGSHVIIANTVQIAGHVSIDDWAIIGGSSAIHQFVKIGMHSMISGGSLVRKDVPPFTKAAREPLAYAGVNSLGLRRRGFSSESIAHIQEVYRYLFLNSMNNSRALEEIEINLPATKERDEILNFIRSSERGVMKGYIH
- a CDS encoding bifunctional UDP-3-O-[3-hydroxymyristoyl] N-acetylglucosamine deacetylase/3-hydroxyacyl-ACP dehydratase, producing MKVKQHTIKKQVELAGVGLHTGVISNMTFLPAPPNHGIKFQRIDLEGRPTVDADCDLVVDVSRGTTLEQNGARVYTVEHVLAALVGLEIDNVLIQLDGPEPPIMDGSSIQFIEVLEDAGVEEQNALRRFFEVEESIQYKDPSREVEMVALPTDNYRVTVMVDYNSPVLGSQHASITDISQFKQEIASCRTFCFLHELEMLYNSNLIKGGDLNNAIVVVDRVVEEKELVHLAKMFNKQKVEVKKEGILNNVDLRYRNEPARHKLLDVVGDLALVGRPLKAQILAARPGHAANVAFAKKLKRAMEKSGSNHIPHYDPKLPPVMDINQISNILPHRYPFQLLDKIIYLDETVVAGVKNVTINEPFFMGHFPGNPVMPGVIQVEAMAQTGGILVLSTVDDPENYWTYFLGIESCKFRKMVLPGDTLIFKCELLAPIRRGIAKMRGEAYVGNTLVCEAVMTASITRKES
- the lpxD gene encoding UDP-3-O-(3-hydroxymyristoyl)glucosamine N-acyltransferase; the protein is MEFTLGQVAAILQGKVEGDETQKVFRLDKIQEGKDGGISFLSNEKYQSYLYETEATAVIVSEGFKPSKAFKTTLIRVKDAYTGFTQLLEAYSQFTKASIMGVQEPSFMDTSSSMGENGFRGVFSHIGKDCKIGDGVKIHSQVFIGDRVKIGNNTIIHPGAKICSDTIIGNNCEIHPGAAIGADGFGFAPQEDQTYKAIPQIGNVIIEDNVNIGTNTTIDCATMGSTIIKKGAKIDNLVQIAHNVIIGENTVIASQSGISGSTEIGKNCVIAGQVGIIGHLKIADNTTIGAKTGVIKSIKKAGDTVFGYIGMDMKGFLKSYSIFKNLDVLENRLRELEKKP
- a CDS encoding HD domain-containing protein: MKSQKILNDPVYGFITIPSELIFTIIDHPYFQRLRRIKQLGLTDFVYPGALHTRFHHAIGAMHLMSITLDNLRNKGTEISNQEYESALIAILLHDIGHGPFSHALEYSLLKSIPHEQLSLLIIELFNKELDGKLDLVLRIFKNTYERKFFHQLVSSQLDIDRLDYLQRDCFFTGVSEGTIGADRIIKMMDVKNDQVVIEEKGIYSIENFLSARRLMYWQVYLHKTTVSAEKMLINLIQRAKMLRQAGQSFTITDEFDYFLQNDHTLEDFRQNPEILKKFLEMDDLDIWGAVKLWKRQPDYVLRNISNMFLTRDLFKITLTNDQASQEEIKEMETKTIHKLNIPEEDITYFFSHGTVSNYGYLAKERINILTKKGKVIDVAQAADLPNIKVMSKIVEKHYICKAKSLNSNF
- the porX gene encoding T9SS response regulator signal transducer PorX, giving the protein MSQKFNILWADDEIDLLKPHILFLEQKGYEITTANSGVDAIEEVEAHNFDVIFLDEMMPGMTGLETLQQIKLIKPQIPVVMITKSEEEHIMNDAIGGKIADYLIKPLNPNQILLSVKKLLQNKQLIDEKTTLNYQQEFMKISMAFGDAQDHQDWTDIYKKLIYWEMQIDATENKSMIEVLETQKIEANSSFARFVKDNYIDWMEEKNKEKPLLSHQVLKQKVFPKVQSGKPLFLIVIDNLRLDQWEDIEPILAPYFNVENKDTYYSILPTTTAFARNALFSGMMPMDMARFYPKLWEDEDSDEGKNNFEEDWLKINLDKNRMNIKASYQKILQTQQGKNAVDQFHQLMQNDLNVLVYNFVDMMSHARTDMKMIRELAPDESAYRSLTKSWFEHSSLFELFKKIHHAGAEVIVTTDHGTKRVNKPYRIIGDKNVTTNLRYKQGKNLNFEAGKVFEIKRPEDAKLPRLNVSSSYVFAVEDYFFAYPNNYNYYVNFYKDTFQHGGVSLEEMIIPIVQLSPKS
- a CDS encoding bifunctional tRNA (adenosine(37)-N6)-threonylcarbamoyltransferase complex ATPase subunit type 1 TsaE/phosphotransferase yields the protein MIELKFDKALILEAAKKIVEECGDEKFWIFQGEMGAGKTTLIKALGSIFNITDSISSPTFGIVNEYSNEKGDDFYHFDFYRLDDPTEALDIGIEEYFYSGNYCWLEWAEKVAEFLPDQYFLIKLEILSRTERKLTLQHIRNAS
- a CDS encoding alanine dehydrogenase, with product MPAELSELSAVGLIPKESPSKVRKGSRNLTIGIPKEISSQEKRVVLTPEAVGILSNNGLRVVLEAGAGTQANFSDQDYSDAGAKIVYSKKEALACEIVLKIDAPSLEELEHMSQSACLISALQIGRQSKQFIEILNSKKITAVAFEYLEDKVGGMPVVRAMSEIAGSTVMQIAAEYLSSANEGKGMIMGGVTGVPPTQVVIIGAGTVAEYAARTALGLGANIKVFDNHIYKLRRIKLLLGQQIYTSTIDNFSLSQAMAEADVVIGALRAEKGKNKIVVSEEMVANMMHGSVIIDVGIDEGGCIETAKMTSHDEPVYKIHDIVHYCVPNIASRVARTASYSLSNIFTPIILQMSDLGGPEEMIFNYKWFLRGVYTYRGSLTNAYLGRKFGLSHKELQLLLAARY
- a CDS encoding response regulator gives rise to the protein METEREEKIKILYVDDEENNLHAFKATFRRDYKIFLAVSAVEGREILEKESVDLIITDQRMPEETGVEFLESIIPIYPQPIRLLLTGYTDIQAVIDAINKGQVYHYLTKPWEEDYLRTVIKNAFEIYTLRRENEKLTDALLKANEQLEFLLRQNLLS